In Terriglobales bacterium, a single genomic region encodes these proteins:
- a CDS encoding fibronectin type III domain-containing protein yields the protein MKSFFALLCCVLISVIPGIAAPASQGRAIYVSPGGDDKNPGTKNQPIRTLEHARDLVRAIDQKMSGDITVYLRGGVYRLDGPLTLDSSDSGTNGHNVIYTAVAGQKPVISGGVQVTGWKVLDAGKNLWSAPTPAVLKNTRQLYVDGVRALRARGRLPVSVTKTDTGYEAISSAMAVWKNQSDIEFVYTGGNSLWSEGSFGLGSWTEPRCPVASIQGTTITMAQPCWDNSTKRVMLPNVRRTANLVGPASVGKEPAYVENAFELLGTPGQWYFDRSAGIIYYVPRPGEDLSKADVEVPVLEKLISAQGTKDSPIHHIVFSHLQFSYATWLQPSGGEGFPEIQANYMVTGQGGYATQGLCKLAPSGDCPYGAWTKIPGNVSFIYDNNIQFLNDAFVHLGAAGLTLGNGSQSDLVQGNVFTDISGNGLGLGDVNLPLATGSEITSDNRILNNHLYNVATEYHGGIGIDVGYAQRTLVQYNQIDHTPYTGISMGWGGWPDKIQQAGQANFSQNNVVANNLIFNHMLLLSDGGGIYTQGLTGPTLSNGEKLVGNVIYNQFGTGHGIYTDNGCKNVTARNNVLFHTNHDNWGGRHKDYYGGGDGKNYDAFDFEGNYWQQGDPDVSEKNVTLSNNHIINALDQASEQVLQSAGLRAEYKGILNEHFSNPSAPEPPSRVAAAAGDGIAFVAWNPSVFEGGAPVESYTVTSSKGDKATISSADFWTNGYVKFSGLTNDTDYTFAVTATNANGTSSPSLPSRTVTPSAKGIHPPSAPTNIEAFAGEGAVSIHFQTPENDGGSPITAYAFIVHPGERKVVLTGRPVLTLGGRHSSFGVVDGLQSGQSYSFDVAAINAAGQGDTATIKAIKVERNKSSKRDRH from the coding sequence GATGACAAAAATCCTGGGACCAAAAACCAACCCATACGCACGTTGGAACATGCTCGCGACCTGGTGCGCGCCATCGACCAAAAAATGAGCGGTGATATCACGGTATATCTCCGTGGAGGTGTTTACCGGTTGGATGGGCCCTTAACGCTGGACTCGAGCGATTCGGGCACAAACGGCCACAATGTAATCTACACGGCCGTTGCCGGACAAAAACCGGTAATCAGCGGCGGAGTGCAGGTCACAGGTTGGAAGGTTTTGGACGCCGGCAAAAATCTCTGGTCGGCGCCGACGCCCGCGGTCCTCAAGAACACTCGCCAGCTTTATGTTGATGGCGTGCGCGCACTGCGGGCACGAGGACGCCTGCCGGTGAGCGTCACCAAGACCGACACCGGATATGAGGCCATCTCTTCTGCAATGGCCGTGTGGAAAAACCAGAGTGATATTGAGTTTGTTTATACCGGTGGGAATTCGCTGTGGTCGGAGGGCTCATTCGGCCTGGGCTCTTGGACTGAGCCACGCTGTCCCGTAGCCAGCATCCAGGGCACAACGATCACGATGGCGCAGCCCTGCTGGGACAACTCCACCAAGCGCGTGATGTTGCCCAACGTCAGGCGGACGGCAAATCTTGTTGGTCCAGCTAGCGTGGGCAAAGAACCTGCGTATGTCGAGAACGCCTTCGAATTGCTAGGGACGCCCGGCCAGTGGTATTTCGACCGGTCGGCGGGCATCATCTATTATGTACCACGGCCGGGGGAGGACCTAAGCAAGGCAGATGTTGAAGTTCCTGTTTTGGAAAAGCTCATCTCTGCTCAAGGTACAAAAGATAGTCCCATCCACCATATTGTCTTTTCTCATCTGCAGTTTTCATATGCCACATGGCTACAGCCGAGCGGCGGCGAAGGCTTTCCAGAAATCCAGGCCAACTACATGGTCACGGGGCAAGGCGGGTACGCCACGCAAGGTCTGTGCAAGCTGGCTCCGAGTGGCGACTGCCCTTACGGGGCATGGACAAAGATTCCCGGAAACGTCTCTTTTATCTATGACAACAATATCCAGTTTCTGAATGATGCCTTTGTACATCTGGGAGCGGCGGGCCTTACGCTCGGGAATGGATCGCAGTCTGACTTAGTTCAAGGCAACGTCTTTACAGATATCTCTGGCAATGGGCTGGGACTCGGAGACGTCAATCTACCGCTGGCAACGGGCAGCGAGATTACCAGCGACAATCGGATTCTCAACAATCATCTTTATAACGTCGCAACTGAGTATCACGGTGGCATTGGAATTGACGTAGGCTATGCGCAGCGGACGCTGGTGCAATATAACCAGATTGACCACACTCCCTATACGGGAATTTCGATGGGCTGGGGAGGCTGGCCCGATAAGATCCAGCAAGCCGGACAGGCAAACTTCTCGCAAAACAACGTGGTTGCCAACAACCTGATCTTCAATCACATGCTGCTGCTCTCCGATGGCGGAGGCATTTACACACAGGGCCTCACCGGCCCCACACTCAGCAATGGCGAGAAGCTCGTGGGGAACGTCATCTACAACCAATTCGGCACCGGTCATGGCATCTATACGGATAACGGCTGCAAAAACGTTACTGCCAGGAACAATGTCCTCTTCCACACCAACCACGACAACTGGGGTGGACGTCACAAGGATTACTACGGCGGCGGCGACGGCAAGAATTACGATGCGTTTGACTTCGAGGGGAACTATTGGCAGCAGGGCGATCCGGATGTTTCGGAGAAGAACGTGACCTTGAGCAACAACCACATCATCAACGCACTTGATCAGGCGTCGGAACAAGTCCTACAAAGTGCTGGTTTACGTGCAGAATACAAAGGTATTCTCAATGAACACTTTAGCAATCCCAGCGCACCGGAACCACCCAGCCGCGTGGCTGCTGCGGCTGGCGACGGCATTGCTTTCGTGGCCTGGAACCCGTCGGTATTCGAAGGCGGCGCGCCCGTCGAGTCGTACACAGTAACTTCTTCTAAGGGCGACAAAGCGACGATCTCTTCGGCTGATTTTTGGACGAACGGATACGTCAAGTTCTCTGGGCTTACGAACGACACTGACTACACGTTCGCCGTCACGGCCACAAATGCCAACGGAACCAGTTCGCCATCTTTGCCCTCGCGTACGGTCACGCCGAGCGCTAAGGGGATTCATCCGCCTTCGGCACCCACGAACATCGAGGCATTTGCCGGCGAGGGCGCAGTCAGCATTCACTTTCAGACTCCGGAAAACGACGGCGGCAGCCCCATCACGGCGTACGCCTTCATCGTGCATCCGGGAGAACGCAAAGTCGTGTTGACGGGACGCCCAGTACTCACGCTCGGTGGCAGGCATTCCAGCTTTGGAGTGGTTGACGGACTGCAAAGCGGGCAATCGTACAGCTTCGATGTGGCCGCAATCAATGCTGCCGGCCAAGGAGACACAGCGACCATCAAAGCCATTAAGGTTGAACGCAATAAATCGAGTAAACGCGACAGACATTAA
- a CDS encoding endo-alpha-N-acetylgalactosaminidase family protein, whose amino-acid sequence MAALAASPLQFSWAEGADLPTRNKPEKPVLLKSSDLEVTLDSKDGLPYGYKLLRSKAQFRGEDYGNKIRVTVCDRNQWKFLPVPVTASTVKTTKSHADFHFEASQDGKPAVSFTVRYHLDGSTLTVTLEDVQENEGFELIEVALPHLATVREEDGAAWLAHGENGGNLAILSQAKAGSLPPNRFWGNVLASLPIVMIGTDRAICVQEVTAFMDGTALEVAGADGHRRASLGTTKTYRVNGSGCYDLNLDPGKNTLNCGTNHTPNLLIGQKSSCRLDFITDVDVNGAVDWLDGAKFVRQHMPAIPTHYYDDKLAYGIHCDEPHFEKPGATFEQAEGLIAKVAALIDQSPQIVHLWGWQYRGKDTGYPAVAEVNQRVGGYDGLMHLMQQGPKYNCNVTFSDNYDDAYKSSPAWNPDIIARRPDGELWESRNWTGENSYIVGLAKYMKGPGLERVRYTCEHYKLRESTHVDVLSYYSIRNDWDPAHPASGVKNLLEGRYKVLEEFAKYKVDVSSEALRYAFIGKISSFWYPPSPTPCPFGGKPIPMLATIYRKSATWGNAGGGGRRATTTPAERALNLLFYNASPHTFITVDTDLRNFIESYYLMWVPWFKLNHRNIETFHRDGERTIIGLEGNSKIDLDWANKTYSVTLDGVEVARDGSTFCPVDDERIALYSTTEKELSATLPSGWDAAKVAVIALSTEKAMPLQAKTENGKVTVSLPAQQPAMVYRDGEKAKKRLLSAG is encoded by the coding sequence TTGGCCGCATTAGCCGCCAGTCCTTTGCAGTTCAGTTGGGCAGAGGGCGCTGATTTACCTACTCGGAATAAACCTGAGAAACCTGTTCTGCTGAAATCTTCAGATTTGGAAGTTACTCTCGATTCGAAAGATGGATTGCCTTACGGGTACAAGCTGCTGCGCAGCAAAGCGCAATTCCGAGGAGAAGACTACGGGAACAAGATCAGAGTCACAGTATGCGATCGCAATCAATGGAAATTCTTACCCGTACCTGTCACCGCCTCTACTGTAAAGACAACCAAGAGCCATGCAGATTTTCATTTTGAGGCTTCTCAAGATGGCAAACCTGCGGTGAGCTTCACCGTCCGCTACCATCTCGACGGTTCAACGCTCACTGTCACCCTGGAAGATGTGCAAGAAAACGAAGGCTTTGAACTGATTGAAGTCGCCCTGCCACATTTGGCCACCGTGCGCGAAGAAGATGGTGCCGCATGGCTCGCTCACGGAGAAAACGGCGGCAATCTCGCGATACTGAGTCAGGCCAAGGCCGGAAGCTTGCCTCCGAACCGATTCTGGGGAAATGTTCTGGCTTCTTTGCCCATAGTGATGATCGGAACCGACCGCGCTATTTGCGTGCAGGAAGTAACGGCATTCATGGATGGCACCGCATTGGAAGTGGCCGGAGCAGACGGCCATCGGCGGGCCTCGCTCGGCACTACCAAGACCTACCGCGTGAATGGCAGTGGGTGCTACGACCTGAACCTCGACCCTGGCAAGAATACCCTAAATTGTGGAACCAACCACACGCCGAATCTGCTGATCGGACAAAAATCCTCGTGCCGTCTGGATTTCATTACCGACGTTGATGTGAACGGCGCCGTGGACTGGCTGGATGGCGCCAAGTTCGTACGCCAACACATGCCGGCCATTCCCACACATTATTACGACGACAAACTGGCCTATGGCATTCATTGCGACGAGCCGCACTTTGAAAAGCCGGGAGCGACGTTCGAACAAGCCGAGGGCTTGATCGCCAAGGTAGCGGCGCTCATTGATCAGTCACCGCAGATCGTCCATCTCTGGGGCTGGCAATATCGCGGCAAAGATACTGGATATCCCGCAGTAGCTGAAGTGAACCAAAGAGTCGGCGGATATGACGGTCTGATGCACCTGATGCAACAAGGTCCTAAGTACAACTGCAATGTTACTTTCTCTGACAATTACGACGACGCCTACAAGAGCAGCCCGGCGTGGAACCCGGATATCATCGCACGGCGGCCTGATGGCGAGCTGTGGGAGAGCCGCAATTGGACGGGCGAGAACTCTTACATCGTTGGCCTCGCCAAATACATGAAGGGTCCAGGCCTCGAGCGTGTCCGCTACACCTGCGAACACTATAAGCTGCGCGAGAGCACACATGTGGATGTGCTTTCTTATTATTCAATCCGGAATGACTGGGACCCGGCCCATCCCGCCAGCGGGGTGAAGAACCTGCTGGAGGGCCGCTACAAAGTCCTCGAAGAGTTCGCCAAGTACAAAGTAGACGTAAGTTCTGAAGCCTTGCGCTACGCATTCATCGGCAAGATCAGCTCTTTCTGGTATCCCCCGAGTCCGACGCCCTGTCCATTCGGCGGCAAACCCATACCTATGCTGGCCACCATCTACCGGAAAAGCGCCACATGGGGCAACGCAGGTGGAGGTGGCAGACGGGCCACTACTACTCCAGCGGAGCGAGCGCTCAATCTGTTGTTTTACAACGCGTCTCCGCACACCTTCATCACGGTGGATACGGACCTGCGGAACTTCATTGAATCCTATTATTTAATGTGGGTGCCATGGTTTAAGCTGAACCACCGCAACATCGAAACCTTCCACCGCGATGGAGAGCGCACCATTATCGGCCTGGAGGGAAATTCAAAAATTGATCTGGACTGGGCCAATAAAACCTACTCCGTAACTTTGGATGGTGTCGAAGTCGCGCGGGATGGCAGCACTTTCTGTCCTGTGGACGACGAGCGCATTGCCCTTTACTCCACAACCGAAAAAGAATTGTCGGCCACGTTGCCCAGCGGATGGGATGCAGCAAAAGTTGCCGTGATCGCTCTCTCAACGGAAAAAGCAATGCCGTTGCAGGCTAAAACCGAAAACGGCAAGGTGACTGTTTCCCTTCCCGCGCAACAGCCGGCCATGGTTTACCGTGACGGCGAGAAGGCAAAAAAGAGGTTGCTTTCTGCGGGTTGA
- a CDS encoding P-II family nitrogen regulator: MTKVEAVIQSSKLESVKEALLEAGVEGMTVIEVRGHGRQKGHTEFYRGREYTVDLLPKIKLEMVLADELVEKAVQTIIASSRTGKIGDGKIFLSRIDEAIRIRNEERGVAAL, translated from the coding sequence ATGACAAAGGTAGAGGCAGTCATTCAGTCTTCGAAGCTGGAATCGGTCAAAGAGGCGCTCCTGGAGGCTGGAGTCGAGGGCATGACCGTGATTGAGGTCCGCGGTCATGGACGGCAGAAAGGCCACACAGAATTTTATCGAGGACGCGAGTACACGGTAGACTTGCTGCCCAAAATAAAACTGGAAATGGTGCTGGCTGACGAGTTGGTGGAAAAGGCGGTACAAACCATCATCGCCTCTTCCCGCACGGGAAAAATCGGCGATGGCAAGATTTTCCTGTCACGCATTGATGAAGCCATTCGTATCCGTAACGAAGAAAGAGGGGTCGCGGCGCTGTAA
- the glnD gene encoding [protein-PII] uridylyltransferase, which produces MSAQPYITDLRDQYVNESARIRQAFEASADGATASRQRSDLMDGIIISLCQQVLSPELKHLNGVSVVGLGGYGRSLLLPHSDVDLLVVFDNEHTESKFKSQLGRVCQEMWDMKIKLRPTTRILQECSKLDRENVEFTISLLDCRLVTGDRKLFNTLHDTIIPELVNREWQPLVQLLSDLTKGRHTKYGNTIFHLEPNIKECPGGLRDHNAACWFALLAVLEKQRAWPEAGSLLAGPLQNELQTALDFLLSLRCFLHYRYGRDDNTLSWEAQDEAAARRIGVSNHTIAAAADWMRIYFKHARTIHSVAKQYLDEVPGARSSLYKQFQRWRSRVSNADFSVVNGRILLQQSSAVPAPDLILRAFEFMAHHGFKLARDTERRFAQALAAITEDELQKVSVWAHLRQILISPYASQTLRAMHGLGLLKLIVPEYELIDSLVIRDFHHRYTVDEHSFLTIETLHKLKEPGSDWERRYSEILAELEKPELLYLALLLHDTGKGLPTGHHVQGSLQLAEETLKRLGLSPEESDLVKFLIGGHLDMSAALRRDIFEVTTIRAFAAKMGDPERLKMLCLLTFADISSVNPEAMTPWKAENLWQLYIATTNYLNRSVDEDRFHAATEAATLERLSKLAHKRKDELQRFLEGLPQRYLRSHTPEQIIAHMEMAGHLRNHPVQLTLNHSRDLYEFTIVTPDKPFLFSTIAGILSAWGMDIVKAGAFSNQAEIIVDTFYFKDRFRTLELNPSEHERFKRSVVQVLDGDDTLERLMQGRAASKQPPVKISVETKLNFDNDCSSHSTLLEVIAQDRPGLLYQITSRVAHCKFNLEVALIDTEGQMAIDVFYLTHNGAKLTEAQQRQLHRAILEELNR; this is translated from the coding sequence ATGTCAGCACAGCCATACATCACCGACCTGCGCGATCAGTATGTGAACGAATCCGCGCGCATTCGGCAGGCCTTTGAGGCTTCCGCAGATGGCGCCACGGCTTCGCGGCAACGCTCAGACCTGATGGATGGCATTATTATCAGCCTGTGCCAGCAGGTTCTTTCCCCTGAACTAAAGCATTTGAACGGGGTCAGCGTTGTCGGCCTGGGTGGTTACGGCAGAAGCTTGCTGCTGCCACACTCCGATGTTGATCTGCTGGTTGTATTCGACAACGAACATACCGAGAGCAAATTCAAAAGCCAGCTTGGTCGCGTTTGCCAGGAAATGTGGGACATGAAGATCAAGCTGCGTCCTACGACCCGCATCCTGCAGGAATGCTCCAAGCTTGACCGTGAGAACGTGGAATTCACCATTTCCCTGCTCGACTGCCGGCTGGTGACAGGCGACCGCAAATTGTTCAATACGCTGCACGACACGATCATCCCAGAGCTGGTGAACCGTGAATGGCAGCCTCTGGTGCAACTGCTTTCTGACCTGACCAAGGGCCGCCACACGAAATACGGAAACACAATCTTTCACCTGGAACCTAATATCAAGGAGTGCCCCGGCGGATTGCGCGATCACAATGCCGCCTGCTGGTTTGCCCTGCTTGCAGTCCTGGAAAAGCAGCGAGCGTGGCCAGAGGCGGGATCTTTGCTCGCGGGGCCGCTACAAAATGAGTTGCAGACAGCGCTCGATTTCCTGCTGTCACTTCGCTGTTTTCTGCACTACCGCTACGGGCGAGACGACAACACGTTAAGCTGGGAGGCACAGGACGAGGCCGCAGCGCGTCGCATTGGCGTGAGCAATCACACGATTGCGGCTGCCGCCGACTGGATGCGCATTTACTTCAAACATGCGCGCACCATCCATAGCGTGGCCAAACAATATCTCGATGAAGTCCCGGGCGCACGCTCGTCGCTCTACAAGCAGTTTCAGCGCTGGCGATCGCGGGTGTCGAATGCGGACTTCTCGGTCGTCAACGGCCGAATTTTATTGCAACAATCTTCAGCCGTGCCCGCTCCTGATCTGATTCTTCGCGCCTTTGAGTTCATGGCCCACCACGGCTTCAAGCTGGCCCGCGATACCGAACGGCGCTTTGCGCAGGCGCTGGCTGCGATCACTGAGGATGAATTGCAAAAGGTCAGTGTCTGGGCGCATCTGCGGCAGATCCTGATTTCGCCTTACGCCAGCCAGACGCTGCGGGCAATGCATGGGTTAGGACTGCTTAAGCTCATCGTTCCCGAATATGAACTGATTGATTCACTGGTCATCCGCGACTTTCACCACCGCTACACCGTGGATGAGCACTCGTTCCTTACCATCGAGACTTTGCACAAACTGAAAGAGCCGGGTTCGGACTGGGAGCGGCGTTACTCGGAGATCCTGGCCGAGTTGGAAAAGCCTGAACTGTTGTATCTGGCGCTGCTGCTTCATGACACGGGCAAGGGCTTGCCGACGGGGCACCACGTCCAGGGAAGCTTGCAGCTCGCAGAGGAGACTCTCAAGCGACTTGGACTCTCGCCCGAGGAGAGCGACCTGGTGAAGTTTCTGATTGGCGGGCACCTGGATATGTCGGCAGCGTTGCGCCGCGACATCTTCGAGGTAACAACCATCCGCGCCTTCGCGGCCAAGATGGGGGACCCGGAGCGTCTCAAGATGCTTTGCCTGCTCACGTTTGCCGATATCAGTTCGGTCAATCCAGAGGCCATGACGCCATGGAAGGCGGAAAATCTGTGGCAACTCTATATCGCCACCACCAATTACCTGAACCGCAGCGTGGATGAAGATCGCTTCCACGCGGCCACGGAAGCAGCAACGCTGGAGCGCCTCAGCAAGCTGGCCCACAAACGCAAAGACGAACTGCAACGATTCCTGGAAGGACTGCCGCAACGGTATTTAAGAAGCCACACGCCGGAGCAGATCATAGCCCACATGGAAATGGCTGGGCATCTGCGGAACCATCCGGTACAGCTTACCTTGAATCACTCGCGTGATCTCTATGAGTTCACCATCGTTACCCCTGACAAGCCATTTTTATTTTCTACCATCGCGGGGATACTTTCTGCCTGGGGGATGGACATCGTCAAGGCAGGAGCTTTTTCCAACCAGGCAGAGATCATTGTTGACACTTTTTACTTCAAAGATCGCTTTCGGACTTTGGAGTTAAATCCTTCCGAGCACGAGCGCTTCAAGCGCAGCGTGGTGCAAGTACTGGACGGCGATGACACCCTGGAACGACTGATGCAAGGACGAGCGGCAAGCAAGCAGCCGCCGGTGAAGATCAGCGTAGAAACCAAGCTCAACTTCGATAACGACTGCTCTTCGCATAGCACACTGTTAGAAGTAATTGCCCAGGACCGTCCCGGCCTGCTCTACCAAATTACCTCGCGCGTAGCCCATTGCAAGTTCAACCTGGAAGTCGCCTTGATTGATACTGAGGGCCAGATGGCGATCGATGTGTTCTATTTGACGCATAACGGCGCCAAGCTCACGGAAGCGCAGCAGCGACAATTGCATCGGGCGATTTTGGAAGAACTGAATCGGTGA